In Drosophila innubila isolate TH190305 chromosome 2R unlocalized genomic scaffold, UK_Dinn_1.0 1_C_2R, whole genome shotgun sequence, the following are encoded in one genomic region:
- the LOC117784852 gene encoding uncharacterized protein LOC117784852 isoform X3: protein MMKRTRIDEVQFGTRTGPGPGGGVGGVGGVSGANSGTTSVGVNTAGGVGGGGVTIGTVVPNAHSATISGIGSIHHRILTPQHGGAQTIAYLPSTTPTGATNLKTTSSIVDSSVSTGAQTNAVGGVVVSTGSAATQTLQYTTSYSVASIQAGGTLKATLADGNAVPLHVTGGGGGATAAGAGGGSQTVSSSCQTGTLRQRTISGTQTQNATSGSLTTTAQQTQPPTQQTPPNGPVGGAIGAAAGAGAGGGAGNSTPPQGQSAGGGGSAAPRLKVEDALSYLDQVKYQYADQPQIYNNFLDIMKEFKSHCIDTPGVIERVSTLFKGHAELIYGFNMFLPPGYKIEMQHDALGFSVPVVSMPSPPGAPTSTGTVHMIAAAGNSPLASSVNAHTTLKPLTQTQTGPGGAGAGGAAAAAAAAVAQIQTAGAVNLMTHGGASLTQTTIHALQPAVAAAQSPGGHVHVTSSSAAPPPVAGGVGVGVGVGVSVSAHNIPQNYSRDRGEQRATITPTGPGQVVAASVPAPGGASIVVGGGPPTPNSLSELSPHAGPAAQHNLHHIQQAHQSLLLGEATGQQNQPVEFNHAITYVNKIKNRFQSQPAKYKKFLEILHAYQKEQKVMKEGSGGGTTMNQGKMLTEQEVYTQVAKLFGQDEDLLREFGQFLPDATNHQSSAAAAAAAQYMSKSALHNDHHNKQQQSHQQQQRTTTTATLSGGAHISMSSASPSASVPNSSSPLHLNSGATISQIDSSSAHAHAAAIGNLSAVNTSVSIKSCAVQQNHIISSSSSIFEKEYHGLGQQQQQQLQQQQQQHRGLPPHHHLSGGTPPGGGVRGTGAAAGVIGAAVMDQRNNHHAQKYVAQHPHQNMSQKKSPSYGGISNANMPLHHHLSDNSLDRNSPNIASYVTPPQLPAHPHHNAHNSSSSRRQAVDELTAASIAGPGAGPGALSTGGPPPAKRPKPYCRDVSFSEASRKCSISDAAFFDKVRKALRSPEVYDNFLRCLTLFNQEIVSKTELLGLVSPFLVKFPDLLRWFTDFLGPPMSGQIGGAGSGAGGLIDGMPLPATQRQGSNSSSHDRASSHQSTDYVQDVDLSLCKRLGASYCALPQSSVPKKCSGRTALCREVLNDKWVSFPTWASEDSTFVTSRKTQFEETIYRNIHRTEDERFELDLVIEVNSATIRVLENVQKKMSRMSPEELAKYHLDDHLGGTSQTIHQRAIHRIYGDKSGEIIQGMKKNPSVAVPIVLKRLKVKEEEWRDAQKSFNKQWREQNEKYYLKSLDHQAINFKPNDMKALRSKSLFNEIETLYDERHDQEDDAMEAAGPHLILPYKDKTILDDAANLLIHHVKRQTGIQKQEKQKIKQIIRQFVPDLFFAPRQPLSDDERDDDDTKMEVDSPISRAPKGVGTPSESASPARSNASSSSSSGGATNINAGGSSGPAVAAIKKESEESTKALSTSTSATATTTATTLTDDATPSTSTAAAAAASSSAGNIDVKEKSESDEAATTTATTTTTANAGNKTNNNNSNVSTTGASPRRVDDGAGAEAGAATTTTTASSSDVNVKQEQGDFANPSMLPSHAQGQRENESYSLFFANNNWYLFLRLHAILCDRLHVMYERARLLAIEEERCRVNRRESTATALRLKPKPDVQVEDYYPTFLDMLKNVLDGNMDSNTFEDTMREMFGIYAYISFTLDKVVSNAVRQLQYCVTERAALDCVELFAGEQRRGSTGGFCRDAHKSYEREMGYQRKAESILNEENCFKVYIYKIDCRVTIELLDSEPEEVEKPAALKAQKFSKYVERLANPAMGAGGGNGGGGGASNAASGNDNNMDTTDIKTEEEEENAELVRGARKARFLLRNKRRSQLHEEQVRQLFEQKRICGGSGIVATEANATATPVAAAATATATATDTTATANINNNNNNNNNNNNNNNNSWNKRAPERLGAPQLGLAEQYAFNDRDEISTNASNGRCFVTSKNLNLLKYDAVRRAKKSHCRVTQAKYTRFQGYVNKWLQQHVSEQLQQHCSDWLLGKTPEQINASGWGATSKTKSLQQKDTSKTPYRIYTRYKVQQSGTSSSNSNITVATGSTVAAATTVATTATMPATVATATAIVSTTHSVANNTTSNSSSSNNITSSGIINADTTTTATSAPQQHCNSAAAAAAAATAGNTESGLQQVRPMES from the exons ACGAGCAGCATTGTCGACAGCAGCGTCAGCACTGGCGCCCAAACCAACGCTGTCGGTGGCGTTGTCGTCTCCACAGGCAGCGCTGCCACACAAACCTTGCAGTATACCACAT CTTATAGTGTCGCTTCCATCCAAGCGGGTGGCACTCTCAAGGCCACACTAGCCGACGGCAATGCGGTGCCGCTGCACGTCactggaggaggaggaggagccactgcagctggagctggaggtGGATCCCAGACAGTGTCGAGCAGTTGCCAGACGGGCACGTTGCGGCAACGCACAATTAGTGGCACCCAAACCCAGAATGCCACCAGTGGCAGTCTGACCACAACAGCACAGCAAACGCAACCACCGACACAGCAAACACCGCCGAATGGACCAGTTGGTGGTGCAATTGGagctgcagctggagcagGAGCTGGAGGTGGTGCTGGCAACAGTACACCACCGCAGGGACAGTCGGCGGGTGGCGGCGGCAGCGCTGCACCGCGTCTTAAAGTGGAGGACGCGTTGAGCTATCTGGATCAGGTTAAATACCAGTATGCGGATCAGCCGCAGATATACAACAATTTCCTGGACATTATGAAGGAGTTCAAGTCGCACTGCATCGACACGCCGGGAGTGATTGAGCGCGTCTCCACGCTATTCAAGGGTCATGCGGAGCTCATCTATGGCTTTAACATGTTTCTGCCGCCCGGCTATAAGATTGAAATGCAACACGATGCGCTTGGCTTCTCTGTGCCAGTTGTCTCCATGCCCTCGCCACCTGGTGCACCCACCAGCACCGGCACGGTCCACATGATCGCTGCCGCCGGCAACAGTCCGTTGGCGAGCAGCGTGAATGCGCACACGACACTCAAGCCGTTGACGCAGACGCAGACAGGACCAGGTGGTGCAGGTGCGGGTGGTGCAGCTGCCGCGGCTGCTGCAGCTGTCGCACAAATTCAAACGGCTGGTGCCGTCAATTTGATGACACATGGTGGCGCCTCGCTCACCCAAACGACAATTCATGCCCTGCAAccggctgttgctgctgctcagtCACCTGGAGGCCATGTGCATGTGACAAGCAGCTCAGCAGCACCGCCACCAGTTGCAGGAGGAGTTGGAGtcggtgttggtgttggtgtttcTGTCTCGGCGCATAATATCCCACAGAATTACTCGAGAGATCGAGGCGAGCAGCGTGCAACGATAACACCAACGGGACCTGGTCAAGTAGTGGCTGCATCTGTGCCGGCGCCAGGTGGTGCCAGCATTGTGGTTGGCGGTGGGCCACCGACGCCGAATTCATTGAGTGAGCTCAGTCCACACGCGGGACCAGCGGCACAGCACAATTTGCACCACATCCAGCAGGCACATCAGTCGCTGCTCCTGGGCGAGGCGACGGGACAACAGAATCAGCCGGTGGAATTCAATCACGCCATAACCTATGTGAATAAAATCAAG AATCGTTTCCAAAGCCAGCCGGCCAAGTACAAGAAATTCCTCGAGATTCTACATGCCTATCAGAAGGAACAGAAGGTGATGAAGGAGGGCAGCGGTGGTGGCACCACCATGAATCAAGGCAAAATGCTCACCGAGCAGGAGGTCTACACGCAGGTGGCCAAACTCTTTGGCCAGGACGAGGATCTGTTGCGTGAATTTGGACAGTTTCTGCCGGATGCCACCAATCATCAGTCGtcagctgccgctgctgctgccgcccaATACATGTCCAAGTCGGCGCTCCACAACGATCATcacaacaagcagcagcagtcgcatcagcaacagcagcgcacCACAACAACGGCCACTTTGAGTGGTGGTGCCCACATCAGCATGTCATCTGCCTCGCCGTCGGCATCGGTGCCCAACAGCAGCTCCCCCCTGCACCTAAACAGCGGGGCAACGATCTCGCAGATCGATAGCAGCAGTGCACATGCCCATGCCGCTGCCATTGGCAACTTGTCGGCGGTCAACACGAGTGTGAGCATCAAATCCTGTGCCGTACAGCAGAACCACATcattagcagcagcagcagcatctttGAGAAGGAGTATCATGGActggggcaacaacaacaacagcagctgcagcaacagcagcagcaacatcgtGGATTGCCGCCACATCATCATTTGTCCGGGGGAACACCTCCTGGTGGTGGAGTGCGTGgcacaggagcagcagctggtGTCATTGGCGCCGCTGTGATGGATCAGCGCAATAATCATCATGCCCAGAAGTATGTGGCACAGCATCCTCATCAGAATATGTCGCAAAAGAAGTCACCCAGCTATGGTGGCATCTCGAATGCCAATATGCCGCTTCATCATCATCTCAGCGACAATTCCCTGGATCGCAATTCCCCAAATATTGCCAGCTATGTGACACCACCTCAGCTGCCCGCACATCCGCACCACAATGCACACAATTCGAGCAGCAGCCGGCGGCAAGCGGTGGATGAATTGACGGCAGCATCAATTGCGGGACCAGGAGCTGGTCCTGGTGCTCTTAGTACAGGCGGACCTCCACCAGCGAAGCGGCCAAAGCCATATTGTCGGGATGTTAGCTTCTCGGAGGCATCGCGCAAGTGCAGCATCTCGGATGCGGCATTCTTTGACAAGGTGCGCAAGGCGTTACGCAGTCCCGAGGTCTACGACAATTTCTTGCGCTGCTTAACGCTCTTCAATCAGGAGATTGTCTCGAAGACGGAACTTCTCGGCTTGGTATCGCCGTTCCTGGTCAAGTTTCCCGATCTGTTGCGTTGGTTCACCGACTTTTTGGGTCCCCCAATGTCCGGACAGATTGGTGGCGCAGGTTCAGGAGCCGGTGGCCTAATCGATGGCATGCCCCTGCCTGCCACACAGCGTCagggcagcaacagcagctcccACGATCGGGCGAGCAGCCATCAGAGCACGGATTATGTCCAGGATGTGGACTTATCACTCTGCAAGCGACTCGGCGCTTCCTATTGTGCTCTGCCCCAATCCTCAGTTCCCAAGAAGTGCAGCGGACGCACTGCGCTTTGTCGAGAGGTGCTCAACGATAAATGGGTCTCATTCCCAACGTGGGCCAGTGAAGATTCAACATTTGTCACCTCACGAAAGACACAGTTTGAGGAGACCATCTACAG GAATATTCACAGAACGGAGGACGAGCGTTTCGAACTGGATCTTGTGATTGAGGTGAACAGTGCCACAATTCGTGTGCTGGAGAATGTGCAGAAGAAGATGTCTCGGATGTCACCAGAGGAGTTGGCCAAATACCATTTGGATGATCATTTGGGTGGCACATCCCAGACAATTCATCAGCGCGCCATTCATCGCATTTACGGCGACAAGTCCGGTGAGATAATCCAAGGCATGAAAAAGAATCCCTCGGTGGCGGTGCCCATTGTGCTCAAGCGGCTTAAGGTCAAGGAGGAGGAATGGCGGGATGCCCAAAAG AGCTTCAACAAACAATGGCGCGAACAGAATGAGAAATATTATCTGAAATCTTTGGATCATCAGGCAATCAATTTCAAGCCCAACGATATGAAGGCTCTACGCTCCAAGAGTCTCTTTAATGAGATTGAAACGCTGTACGATGAGCGACATGATCAGGAGGATGATGCCATGGAGGCGGCCGGGCCGCATCTAATCCTGCCATACAAGGATAAAACCATACTGGACGATGCGGCCAATCTATTGATACATCATGTGAAGCGTCAGACTGGCATCCAGAAGCAGGAGAAGCAGAAAATCAAACAGATTATACGACAGTTTGTGCCTGATCTTTTCTTTGCGCCCCGACAACCGCTCAGCGACGATGAACGTGATGACG ATGACACTAAAATGGAAGTCGATTCGCCGATAAGTCGCGCCCCCAAAGGCGTCGGCACGCCTAGCGAGAGCGCCTCCCCGGCGCGCAGCAAtgcgagcagcagcagcagtagcggTGGCGCCACCAACATCAATGCTGGTGGCAGTAGTGGACCAGCTGTGGCTGCCATTAAAAAGGAGTCGGAGGAATCCACGAAAGCGCTGTCAACATCAACgtcggcaacggcaacaacgacagcaacaacattgacCGATGATGCAACGCCGTcgacatcaacagcagcagctgcagcagcttcATCATCAGCTGGCAACATTGATGTCAAGGAAAAGTCTGAGTCCGatgaggcagcaacaacaacagctacaacaacaacgacagctaACGCTGGcaataaaaccaacaacaacaacagcaatgtcTCGACAACTGGCGCAAGTCCAAGACGAGTCGATGATGGAGCAGGAGCGGAAGCAggagcagcgacaacaacaacaacagcatccaGCAGCGATGTGAATGTCAAGCAGGAGCAAGGAGACTTTGCGAATCCTTCGATGTTGCCATCGCACGCTCAAGGACAACGTGAG AACGAATCGTATTCGCTGTTCtttgccaacaacaattggtATCTGTTCCTGCGCCTGCACGCCATCCTCTGCGACCGTCTCCACGTGATGTACGAGCGAGCGCGTCTCCTGGCCATCGAGGAGGAGCGGTGTCGTGTGAACCGACGGGAAAGTACGGCAACGGCATTGAGGCTGAAGCCCAAGCCGGATGTCCAAGTGGAAGACTATTATCCGACGTTCCTCGACATGCTGAAGAATGTGCTCGATGGCAACATGGATTCGAATACCTTTGAGGACACGATGCGTGAAATGTTTGGCATCTATGCCTACATATCCTTTACCCTCGATAAG GTTGTTTCGAATGCTGTGAGACAGCTGCAATACTGCGTCACGGAACGGGCCGCCCTCGACTGCGTGGAACTCTTTGCCGGCGAGCAGCGACGTGGCAGCACTGGAGGCTTCTGTCGCGATGCCCACAAGAGCTACGAGCGGGAGATGGGCTATCAGCGGAAGGCCGAGAGCATTCTCAATGAGGAGAACTGCTTCAAAGTGTACATT TATAAGATTGATTGTCGAGTCACCATCGAACTGCTCGATTCCGAGCCCGAGGAAGTGGAGAAGCCAGCGGCGTTAAAGGCGCAAAAGTTTAGCAAATATGTTGAACGATTGGCGAATCCAGCGATGGGCGCCGGGGGAGGAAACGGAGGCGGAGGAGGTGCCAGCAATGCTGCCTCtggcaatgacaacaacatggATACAACGGACATCAAGacggaggaggaagaggaaaaCGCCGAG CTGGTGCGTGGGGCACGTAAAGCGCGCTTTCTGCTGCGCAACAAGCGTCGATCGCAGCTGCACGAGGAGCAAGTGCGTCAGCTCTTTGAACAGAAACGGATCTGCGGTGGAAGTGGCATAGTTGCAACCGAAGcgaatgcaactgcaactccagttgctgctgctgcaactgcgactgcgacagcaaCTGACACAACGGCAACTGCCAAcatcaataacaataataacaacaacaacaataataacaataacaacaacaacagctggaaTAAACGTGCCCCAGAGAGATTGGGTGCACCACAACTGGGACTGGCCGAGCAGTATGCATTCAACGATCGCGACGAGATCAGCACAAATGCCAGCAACGGACGCTGCTTTGTGACCAGCAAGAATCTCAATCTACTCAAATACGATGCAGTGCGTCGTGCCAAGAAG AGTCATTGCCGTGTCACGCAGGCCAAGTACACGCGGTTTCAGGGCTATGTCAACAAGTGGCTGCAACAGCACGTCAGCgagcagttgcaacagcattGCAGCGACTGGTTGCTGGGCAAGACGCCGGAGCAGATCAATGCCAGCGGCTGGGGAGCCACAAGTAAAACCAAATCGTTGCAACAGAAGGATACGTCTAAGACGCCGTATCGCATCTACACGCGCTACAAGGTGCAACAATCgggcaccagcagcagcaacagcaacatcactGTTGCAACAGGATCAAcggttgcagcagcaacaacagttgcaacaacagctacaatgccagcaacagttgcaacagcaactgcaattgtTTCAACCACACACTCAGTTGCCAACAAtaccaccagcaacagcagtagcagcaacaacatcaccaGCAGTGGCATAATAAACGCTgacacaacgacaacagcaacaagtgcACCACAACAGCATTGCAACAGCGCTGCagcagcggctgctgctgccacagccGGCAATACAGAGTCGGGATTGCAGCAAGTGCGACCAATGGAAAGCTAA